In bacterium, a single genomic region encodes these proteins:
- a CDS encoding glycosyltransferase family 9 protein: MKKRHPKKSNVLLVNITRLGDMLQATPTIAGIKKENPDCKITVLVEKQFESVCHSIPYVDEVLSIDLSMAVRALAREKEGMIDAYEYVSEFVDDLRSRNFDYALNMSSSAYTALLLHLVGIERKGGWAADAEGHRVIESEWAQLFATSVFHQNRQYNSLNLVDVFRCSADVEEHPRSLLIDIKEEAKERASQMLTEMEFPQDGPMVMLQAGASQRKRQWQPEKFVQLIEILTSRYNCRVLLTGTKKELNIIDPIMQQVTSPRVFSVAGETGIDELAAFLSMSDLLITGDTGPMHMSVAVGTPVISMFLASAFGYETGPYAEGNIVLQPVIGCGPCNPNKPCSQPECHDTISPEVLAELAMLRVQGDCSELPITLRDYRGAVIYRTCFDEFGFYDLEPLNRIENSAMEQFRAAYRKLWLDDLGGYSFEESPRSKLPIITGSPIEGLEIVAETARAGQELLGELQALILDRNAPAASLGEKSEELQELDREIEQIGFYYPHLGPITRMFIFGKENILGTDAEELASQMMGVYQALERRTGKLQRYYTQALSNNVQ, encoded by the coding sequence ATGAAAAAGCGGCACCCAAAGAAATCAAATGTACTTCTTGTCAACATCACGAGACTCGGAGATATGCTGCAGGCAACCCCTACGATTGCGGGGATTAAAAAAGAAAATCCTGATTGTAAAATCACGGTCCTTGTCGAGAAACAGTTTGAATCTGTCTGTCACTCTATCCCGTATGTGGATGAGGTGCTCTCTATAGATCTCAGTATGGCAGTGAGAGCACTGGCTCGCGAGAAAGAGGGGATGATCGATGCATATGAGTATGTTTCGGAATTTGTAGATGATTTGCGTTCCCGAAATTTCGACTATGCTTTGAATATGTCGTCTTCAGCCTATACAGCACTTCTTTTGCACCTCGTTGGAATTGAGCGGAAAGGTGGATGGGCAGCAGATGCAGAAGGTCACCGAGTTATAGAATCTGAGTGGGCACAGTTGTTTGCAACTTCTGTTTTTCACCAGAATCGACAGTATAATTCGCTTAACCTGGTTGATGTATTCCGCTGCTCTGCAGACGTAGAAGAACACCCACGCTCTCTGCTCATCGATATCAAAGAGGAAGCAAAGGAGCGTGCTTCACAGATGCTTACAGAAATGGAGTTCCCACAAGATGGGCCGATGGTGATGCTTCAAGCAGGAGCGAGTCAACGCAAGCGCCAGTGGCAGCCAGAGAAGTTTGTCCAGCTTATTGAAATCTTGACATCAAGGTATAACTGTAGAGTCTTACTGACAGGCACGAAAAAAGAGCTCAATATCATTGATCCAATTATGCAACAGGTTACATCACCGCGCGTTTTTTCTGTCGCAGGAGAAACAGGTATTGATGAGCTAGCAGCATTTCTTTCGATGAGTGATTTATTGATCACGGGAGATACTGGACCAATGCACATGAGTGTTGCGGTTGGTACTCCTGTCATTTCAATGTTTCTTGCCTCAGCATTTGGCTATGAAACGGGCCCCTATGCGGAGGGCAATATTGTTCTTCAGCCAGTCATTGGATGCGGACCGTGTAATCCTAACAAGCCATGTTCGCAACCAGAATGTCACGATACCATTTCACCAGAGGTATTAGCAGAGCTCGCGATGTTGCGAGTACAGGGTGATTGCAGCGAGCTTCCTATAACACTTCGTGATTATCGCGGAGCAGTTATCTATCGAACCTGTTTTGATGAGTTCGGTTTCTATGATCTAGAGCCTCTTAATCGCATTGAGAATTCAGCTATGGAGCAATTTCGGGCGGCCTACCGGAAATTATGGCTCGACGATCTCGGGGGTTACTCCTTTGAAGAGTCTCCACGGAGTAAGTTGCCAATCATCACTGGGTCTCCAATAGAAGGTCTTGAGATAGTTGCTGAGACAGCAAGAGCTGGGCAAGAACTGTTGGGCGAATTGCAGGCTCTCATTCTTGATAGAAATGCTCCAGCAGCCTCTTTAGGCGAAAAAAGTGAAGAACTTCAAGAATTAGACAGAGAAATAGAGCAAATAGGGTTTTATTACCCACATCTTGGACCAATCACGAGAATGTTTATATTTGGCAAAGAAAATATTCTGGGAACCGATGCCGAGGAACTTGCATCTCAAATGATGGGAGTATACCAGGCCTTAGAGAGACGCACTGGTAAGCTTCAAAGATATTATACACAAGCTTTATCGAATAACGTGCAATAA